Part of the Vagococcus jeotgali genome, ACAAACACTCTCAAACAAAGTGAAGCCTTGTTGATCTTTAATCCTTTTCAAGAGTAATACCTATTTTTTCAGCTTTTTCTTGTTGTTCTTTGGATATATACCCGCCTTTTTCTAACACATCTAAACTTTGTGCCCTTTTTGAATTATCTAAATAATACATCTCAGCTTGGGTTTGAATAACTTTTTCTAAAGCATCATCACCTTGTTTATTAATACTTGCTTGTTGTTTGGTTAAATTAGGAACAAATAAAATAAGTAATACAGCTATAACTAATAGTACAATTAACATCTCTAAAAGAGTAAAACCATCATTTTCTTTTTTCCATTTTTTTAAAATCATCAATAAAACTCTCCCATTCCACCATAGATTGGTAATAATAGTGATCCATAAATAGATACAATTAAGACTGCTATTAAAATGAACGTCATTGGTTGTAGATATTGAATGATTTTCTCCCCCTCACTAATAA contains:
- the comGC gene encoding competence type IV pilus major pilin ComGC gives rise to the protein MILKKWKKENDGFTLLEMLIVLLVIAVLLILFVPNLTKQQASINKQGDDALEKVIQTQAEMYYLDNSKRAQSLDVLEKGGYISKEQQEKAEKIGITLEKD